The sequence TGCAGAAGAAGGGACCGTAAAGCTGCCCGATATGCTCGTAGAAGTAGTACGGGCGCGGGAATATACCAATTCGCCTGCGTCGTCAAAGTCGCCATCTCGGTTGAAGTCAATCCACACGCGATAAGCTTCGGAGTACTTAGTACCAGACCATGCCGGTGTGATATAGATAGTGTAGCTCGCGCCTTTAGTTAAATTGGTAGAGAGTGAGGTAAAGTTACCATAGCCACCATTGTTGCCAGAATTGTTGTCGATAGAACCTAAACGCACACGCTGAATCCACTCGGCAGAAGAGTTGTTGCCTCTGGAAGCGCAGTAGGAAGGAGTGGTGGGCGACGTAGAACCACCGCCATTTACAAAGCTTTCGCGCGCACCGCCGGCAGCAAACAAAGCACGCATACGGGCTTTTTGTCCGGCAGAGAACATATTCATGCAAGCGTCATCGACATAGTCCATGTAGTTCATGAACTGGTCGCTGGTCCATCCACCATTGTTTTGACATGACTTCGAAGGATAGGTAGGACAACCGTAGTTGGGAGCACCGGCTACGGGAGTATCCGATACGAAGTCATCCACGCTACAGTTGCCATCGCCCCAGATGTGGCGCAGATTCAGCCAGTGTCCTACTTCATGAGTGGCGGTACGTCCTTTGTTGAAAGGTGCTTGCACGTAGCCAGTACGTCCGAAATACTGCGGGCTGATGACTACGCCATCGGTAGCCGCCGGACCGCCCGGGAACTGTGCATATCCTAAAATACCACCCCCTATGTTGCAAACCCAGATGTTGAGGTATTTGTTGGTAGGCCATGCATCCACTCCACCTTTAGACGAGAACTTCATGTCGTCCTTGGTGCCCCACTGGGTACGGCTCGAATATTTACGGGTAATACCGTTGGTAGGGTTACCGTTGGGGTCGGTCGATGCCAGCACAAATTGAATTTCAACATCGGCGGCATAGGGAGCAAACTCAGCCGGCGTGTTTACTCTGTCGGCATTCAAGCGGCGGAAGTCTTCGTTCAACACGTCGATTTGCGACTGAATTTGTGCGTCGCTGATGTTTTCGTTGGAGTTGCTGTAAATAACATGTACCACTACGGGAATGGTTATGACAGTAGTGGCGGCTGTTGCCTGATTGAAGGAAGCTACATAACGTTGCGTTTGGCGCTCAATTTCAGCCATGCGTTCCGCCATTTCGGGATGCTCTTTGAGCAGGCGTTCATGGACTTGGTCGGTATAGCAGACACGCTGCTGTGCCCAACCCCAAGTGCTTAGAAGCATAAGTAAAGAAAGAGTAAAGAACTTTTTCATAAGACCTCGATTTTAATAAGACATGTAATATTTTGTTAAAAGCAGCTTCAAATATATGGTACAGCAAGCAAACAACCAAATATTTCATCAACTTTTCATTGAAAGCAAAGAAAAAACGGGCTTCCAAGCCCGTTTTTTACAATTTAAGTTTGTATCTACAAGATGATATTACAGACCAAAGGCGTAATAGAACTTAGCCCGAGGCATGTCTTCATAGAAGCCTTCAAGCATTACCCCTCCTTCTTTCTTGGCTAACTTTTCGTTGAGTTCTTTTACAGAATGTACTTCTTCTTTGTCGAGATGTGTAATGACAAAACCTTCCTTCACGCCGGCAGTGCGCAACTTGCCAGCATATAGTTTTTTCACTTTCACGCCACCTTTTACTTTGAACTTATTCGCCTCCTCCTTGCTGAGGTCCACCAATTCGGCACCCAAACGAGCAATTACTTCGGGATTCCCCTCTACTTTGGCAATACGAGCCTCCCCTTCTCTGTTTTTCAAGACAACAGGAATTTCTTTTTCTTTATCGCCACGCAAAACTTTGATATTTACCTTGTCGCCCGGTCGGTGGCGCGCTATCATCTCTTGCAGTTCAGCACTGTTGTTCACACTTTTACCATCTACTGCCACAATCACATCTCCTTTTTTGATGCCTGCCGCTTGCGCAGCGCTCTTCTCTACGAGGCTATCTACATACACCCCGGTGGTGGTCTTCAGTCCTTTCTCTTCTGCCAAGTTGCCATCCACATCACGGATAAGCACCCCCAGATAGCCCCGCTGCACTGAACCATACTTCAAGATGTCTTCTACTACCTTCTCTACAATATTGGAAGGTACGGCAAAACCATAGCCTGCATAGGCTCCTGTGGGGCTGGCAATCGCCGTATTGATGCCTATCAGTTCGCCATTGAGGTTCACCAGTGCGCCCCCACTGTTGCCGGGGTTAATGGCAGCATCGGTTTGAATAAAAGACTCAACGGCATATTGGTCACGCAAGATGCGTATGTTGCGCGCTTTGGCACTTACAATGCCAGCTGTTACCGTAGAGTTTAGATTAAAAGGATTGCCTACTGCCAGCACCCACTCGCCTACTTTCACCACATCGGAGTTACCAAAAGGAATTGTTTTCAACCCTTTGGCGTCAATTTTCAATACTGCCAAGTCAGTCGAGGGGTCAGTGCCCACTACACTTGCCTTGAAGGTGCGGTTATCATGCAAGGTTACCTCTATTTCCTGCGCATCTCGAATAACATGATAGTTGGTTACGATGTAACCATTTTCGGAGATAATCACCCCCGAGCCAGAGCCCATCTGCAACTGAGGCTTACCATCGTCGAAGCGTTCTATACGAAATTCGGGACCAAAAAACTCCCGAAACAGGTCATTGTCAAAAAAAGGTTGCAAAGAACGGTTGGTTACCAACATCGAAGACTTGATATGCACAACGGCATCCATCACTTTTTCGGCAGTGGTTGTAAAATCAATAGGTACGAACTCTCCATTTTCATTCTGAGTGAATAATACTCCTTTGACCGGCATGCTGTTGGCAGACTCTACTTTTACGACCTTCGGCGGCAACCAGTAATAAGCTGCCAATACAGTCAGGGCGCTTGCCAGCAAAGCTGCAATACCACTTACCATCCATGTTTTTTGCACTTTCATCATAGTTCCTCCTTTCAGTTTTTTTAAGTTTCCAATGGATGTTTTACTGCCTAAAAAACGCAGCATTTTTTCCTTTTAGTATGCAACAAAAGGTGCGCCTCAAAGCCATTAGTGGACATTTTGACAGAAAAAAAGACAATATGACTATCCCGATTTTTCAGTGGAAGGTAAATGCTACAGGACATTAGCCTTTTTGTCGTAGCCGTAAAAGAAAGGGCTTACAGTGTAGATTTTCCAAAGAAAAGATTGAACTTTGCGCACAAATCAAAGCATAGGTATGGAAAAAGTTGTCTTAAACGGTCATAGACTCGATATAGAAGCCGTATATAAGGTGGCTCACGGCAAAGCCCGGGTGGAATTATGTCCTACTGCCATGGAAGCAGTCAAGCAAAGCAGCGATTTTGTACAGGCGCAAGTGAAGAAAAAACGGGTAATTTATGGCGTAACCACGGGCTTTGGTGCCAATGCTGCCAAAGTCATCAACGATTATGAACAAGCACAAGCCTTGCAGCGCAACTTATTATTGTCGCATGCTACGGGCATGGGAGCACCTTTCGATGCGCCTACAAGCCGCGCCATCATGCTCATCCGTCTCAATACGCTCATGGCAGGGCATTCGGGCATCCGCCCTGTGGTGCTGGAGCGCTTAGCATTTATGCTGAACGAGGGAGCGTATCCACTCATTCCGTCGCAAGGCTCGGTGGGTGCCAGCGGCGACCTCTGTCCCTTAGCCCATATGGCGTTGCCCTTAATTGGAGAAGGCGAAGTGGTAGATGCCGGACAACGCATGCCTGCAGCTCAATGGCTTGCAAAACACAGCTTGGCTCCTTTGGATTTGTGGCACAAAGAAGGGATTGCCTTGCTCAATGGTACTACCGTTATGAATGCCCTTGGGGCTTTAGCTGTAAAAGAAGCAGAACAATTGTTCCATTTGGCATGTTTAAGCGCTGCCATGGCTTTCGAGGCACTGTGTGCTCGCAGCGAAGCCTTCGATGCTCGCATCCACACCTTGCGCCGTCATGCCGAGCAGCAATATACAGCCGCCTTGATACGCAAAGCCACCGAGGGCAGCCATCTGATGGGGCTACAGCCAAGTGCGCTGTTGAAAGCACTGCCTCCGGAGGTGTGGCTGTCAATACAACAGCTGCCAGAAGTAGCCAGACGTTTGGAACGATTGGCAGAAGGTGAAGTAGAGCCATTTCCTCGGGAAGTGTATCGTTTACTGCCTCTGCGTGAACAACAGCCTTCATGGAAACAGTGGCAAACTATTTTCTCTATCATCGAGAAAAAAATATCGCCGCAAGACGCCTATTCGGTGCGCTGCACGCCGCAGGTATTGGGTGCCAGTCTGCAAGCCATACGGCATGTGCGTGCTATAGTGGAGCAAGAGCTGAATGCTGTCGTGGACAACCCCCTGCTGTTTGTTGAAGCAGGGGTAGCCCTTTCAGGAGGCAACTTTCATGGGCAACCGTTGGCGTTGGCGTTCGATTACTTGAAGATAGCCCTCTGTGAGATAGGCAACCTACTGGAAAGACAAATCAACAAGCTGGTAGATGAACACACCAACGATGGTTTGCCCGCTTTTTTGGTAGAAGACACCTCTGGTTTACATTCTGGGCTTATGATTCCACAATATGCTGCTGCTGCCTTGGTTTCTGAAAACAAAGTATTGGCGCATCCTGCTTCGGTCGATTCCATTCCTACTTGTGCCAATCAAGAAGACCACGTAAGCATGGGCACCATCGCCGGACGCCAAGCGGCAGAAATCTTGCAGAACGTAAAGAAGATTGTATGTATTCACTTGCTGTGCAGCTCGCAAGCCCTTGACCTGCGCCGGAAACAACTCGGCGACTTAGTACCTGTGCAGGTAGGCAAAGGAACCGATGCCTTGCATGGTGCCTTGCGCCGTATAGTGCCTTTCATCCATGAAGACCGCCTACTGCACCGCGACCTGCAACTCATAGAAGCGGCTTACGAGGAACTTGCCGCCCTTGCCTCCTTGTTTTTTGGTGAAATTCAAAACCTTTCATAAAAGTATGCACACCATTTTACCATATGAGGGGTGGCTCAGCTTCTACGACCCATCGGAAGATGAGCGCTCCCCTTTTTATGGAAAACAATACGATTTTTCGCGCTATGAACAAACCATCTACAACTACTACATAGACCCAGCATGGGATTTTTTTGGTTCGGAAACCCTCTATATGAAGCTGCTGTATTGCAATTACCACGAGCAGCTTGCCATCATAGAGCTGATGGGGGAATGGAACGACGCACTTCATAACGACATCATGCATCTAAAGCGCAATATCATCGACCATCTGTTGCGTCAAGGCATTCGTTTCTTCATTCTCATTGGTGAGAATGTGTTGAATTTTCACGGTTCCGACGACGCCTATTATGAGGAATGGTTCGAAGATTTAGAGGAGGGTTGGGTATGTGCCCTTAACTTCCGCCTCCATGTATATCAGGAGTGGGAAAAGTACGGCATCGACTATTACATTCATTATGGGCAAAGTCTGACACTCGCACAGTGGCGTACTTTGGAACCACTGCAGCTGTTCGAAGTAGTAAAAGAAATCCTCAGCCGGCGCATTGCCCTCCAATGAAACCCTTGTTTCGATGCAATATCCCTCAAAGCAAGCCGGATTGCTGCTTATCCACTGCTTGGTAATATTCATTTTTCTTACTTATCTTACTTGGTTGTTGACCTCAGCCAACACAACGCATCCATAAGCACAATCAGGCTATGCAGAAAAACCGAGAGGACAGACAGGCACTTTATAAACGCCAACAAAAGGCAGCACGCCGTTTGGTGCGCGCAAGCCAGTTCCTTTTCATTGGCATAGCCTCTTTCACCACTCTCTATTGGCTTTTTATTCCGGCTCTAAAAAAGGGAATCAAAGAATGGGTGTATTACCAAAGTCAAGGGGTGTATAGCTTAGACATAGACGAGCTCTTTATAGACTGGCGTGATGGTAGTCTGCTGTTGAAAAACATAAGCTTCCAAACCGACAAGCAACGCCTTCAGCAAGCAAGGGAAACGAAGTACACGCTGCCCGTAATCCAAAGCCACTTGGCATTGCTTCGCATAGAAGATATTGACTGGTGGAAGTATTGGCGAAATGACAGTCTTTTCATACGAAAAATAAGTATTCAAGGTGGCAATATCTATTGGCAGCAACAAGGCAGTCGTTCCTCAACAGAACGCAAGCTAAATTATTACCGTATCAGCCGTGCGCTCTTTGAAAGTATCAATGCCGTTACTCCTTCTCTGCACCTGAAAGAAGTGTCTATAAACGACTTATCCTTGCAATTAAAGATATTGTACGCCTCCGGCACACATACCCACCGGCTGGGCAAGCTTGCAAGCAGGATTTTCGATATCGTTGTTGAACGAAGTGCCCTTTATTCAACCCAACGCCCTTTTTTTGCGCATTACGCCACTTTTCAATTGCAAGATTATCAAGGCAGTTTTTCTGGAGACAGCCTGTACATCAAGGCGCTGCACTTCGACACCCGCACCCCCAATGTAGATGTGTGGTCGCCCTCATTCGGCTGGAAGCAAGGCAATTTCCAAGTAAAAGAGCTGCATATCAAGGGAATCCACTGGACTGCGCTTTTCTTTGAGCGCCGTTTGCATTTGCATGCCGTCTTGCTTCAAGCGCCGCAACTACATCTGACACGCCTGCCCGCAAGCAAACACTCTTTTCTGTCGCAAAAAGCACGATGGCAACGCCACCTGCCTGCCCTGAGCAAACAATGGTTCGACGAAGTGCGCATCGACAGCCTGTGGCTATCAGGTGGAAGCGTACACTTGCCTGAAAGCCAGCTCAAGGGCATCGATATGCAGCTTTACGGCTTCTCGCCTACCCATCACAAGCACTTTCTTTTCTGCCAAAACATAGAACTTTCCATCCAAAAAACGAGCTTCGAGAAGGGAACTATACAAGCTTCGGATATACGGCTGCACACACGCCGCCGCTTGTTGTCTATAAAGCAGCTGGTAAGAAATGCCCCAAGGCAAAAAATAAAAATAGATGGCTTACACCTTAGCCCTGATTTTCAACACTACTGGAACAGCGACGAGCTATCGGTAGATTTTGTCAAAATAGAGCAGTCTAACATTGAAACTCAAAGTAGTCAAGAAAAAAAAGATTTCTTATGGAAACAGTGGCTTCGTCGCTTGCGCGTCCGTCATGGTATTGTTGAAAAAGGGAACTTGCAGCTTCATCTTCCTACTCGGAAAGCGCAGCTAAATCTACAAGACTATCATCTACGCCTGCGTCAACTACAACTGCCGGGCACAGACAGCTTGGCAGTATGGCAACAACTGGGTCAGTGTATAGAAGATTTCCGTGCCGAGCGGCTAAGCTACCAAAGCGACAGCCTGCAATGGGGCATGGCAGACCTCCGCCTGCTGTCCGATAGTATGGGCATAGGAGCACGAAAATTGTACTTTGCAAGCCCTATGGTGGCGGGCTACCTGCCAATGCTTTATGTACCCAGCTGGCAGTGGACTTCGCTATGGAGAGAGCGGCGCCTACAAGCCGACACCTTACGCCTAAGCGGTCTGGAGTTGTATTTGTCGCCAACGGCAGCTGTCAGCCCCTCCGATAGCAGCGCGCGCTCATTGGCACCTGCCCAAAAGCTTGCCCGATGGTTGCATCAAAACCAATGGAAGCTTTCTATACACCATGTAGATGTTTCAGTACCTACACTCTACTGGCTTCCCTCTTCTTCATTATCGGTAGAAGGTGAAATCCAATCGCTTTCACTTCGTGCCGACGGTCTATATATCCAAGACTCGGTGGATGTGTGGTCGAACAGTTTTTTGGCAAAACAATTTCGTTTGAAGAGTAAAGCCTGTCGGCTACGCCTTCAAGGCAACCTAAGTGTACAGTTTGATTCCCTCAACCTCGACAAGCAAAGGGCGCAGATGCATTTGTACCAACTTCGTTGGAAAAACGGTACGGAGCAATCTCTTCGCATAGCACAAGGGCGCTTGCATGGCATCGATTGGGACACGCTTTGGCAAAAAGGTAGGCTCCATGCCCACAGCCTTGCTTTCATCCGTCCACAGCTGCGCCTGACCAGCAAACAGCAAGGCGCTTCTACTGCGTCTCTCATACTGCCTGCACGCCTGCATCTCGACAGCCTGTTAATATCGGATGCGGACATATGGTGGCAACAAAACGAACAGCAAACACAATATCGTGTGCAACATGCCAACCTGCTTGCAGGTCCGCTGGATGGGCAATATCCTCTGCTCGACTCACTCGCCTTTCTGCGTTGCACCGCACGGGCTTTCTTTCGTCTTAGCCCCCACGATACCCTTAGCTTCGCCCACATGCAGTGGGATGCCAAAGGCAACGGCTTGCGCCTGCGCGACGTACAATGGCGTGCCTTGCATGCGCGGGCTTATGTGCCTTATTTGTATGTCCGCAAAATTGACCTTCCCAAACTTGTTAGAGGCGACAGCCTGATATTGGGGCGTATGCAGGCAGGCAATGTATTTGTAAGCATAG comes from Thermonema lapsum and encodes:
- a CDS encoding GEVED domain-containing protein, which produces MKKFFTLSLLMLLSTWGWAQQRVCYTDQVHERLLKEHPEMAERMAEIERQTQRYVASFNQATAATTVITIPVVVHVIYSNSNENISDAQIQSQIDVLNEDFRRLNADRVNTPAEFAPYAADVEIQFVLASTDPNGNPTNGITRKYSSRTQWGTKDDMKFSSKGGVDAWPTNKYLNIWVCNIGGGILGYAQFPGGPAATDGVVISPQYFGRTGYVQAPFNKGRTATHEVGHWLNLRHIWGDGNCSVDDFVSDTPVAGAPNYGCPTYPSKSCQNNGGWTSDQFMNYMDYVDDACMNMFSAGQKARMRALFAAGGARESFVNGGGSTSPTTPSYCASRGNNSSAEWIQRVRLGSIDNNSGNNGGYGNFTSLSTNLTKGASYTIYITPAWSGTKYSEAYRVWIDFNRDGDFDDAGELVYSRARTTSTSISGSFTVPSSALSGPTRMRVSMKYNAYPSPCETFAYGEVEDYTVNIVAAREAVAAPTTAGMEVSIYPNPATHFTILSFTGGTHGEAYTVRLVDMQGKLIEERVVNTTETTFDLSKIRAGIYLVQVIDEQGNQTIKRLSVQN
- a CDS encoding Do family serine endopeptidase — its product is MMKVQKTWMVSGIAALLASALTVLAAYYWLPPKVVKVESANSMPVKGVLFTQNENGEFVPIDFTTTAEKVMDAVVHIKSSMLVTNRSLQPFFDNDLFREFFGPEFRIERFDDGKPQLQMGSGSGVIISENGYIVTNYHVIRDAQEIEVTLHDNRTFKASVVGTDPSTDLAVLKIDAKGLKTIPFGNSDVVKVGEWVLAVGNPFNLNSTVTAGIVSAKARNIRILRDQYAVESFIQTDAAINPGNSGGALVNLNGELIGINTAIASPTGAYAGYGFAVPSNIVEKVVEDILKYGSVQRGYLGVLIRDVDGNLAEEKGLKTTTGVYVDSLVEKSAAQAAGIKKGDVIVAVDGKSVNNSAELQEMIARHRPGDKVNIKVLRGDKEKEIPVVLKNREGEARIAKVEGNPEVIARLGAELVDLSKEEANKFKVKGGVKVKKLYAGKLRTAGVKEGFVITHLDKEEVHSVKELNEKLAKKEGGVMLEGFYEDMPRAKFYYAFGL
- a CDS encoding HAL/PAL/TAL family ammonia-lyase, with the translated sequence MEKVVLNGHRLDIEAVYKVAHGKARVELCPTAMEAVKQSSDFVQAQVKKKRVIYGVTTGFGANAAKVINDYEQAQALQRNLLLSHATGMGAPFDAPTSRAIMLIRLNTLMAGHSGIRPVVLERLAFMLNEGAYPLIPSQGSVGASGDLCPLAHMALPLIGEGEVVDAGQRMPAAQWLAKHSLAPLDLWHKEGIALLNGTTVMNALGALAVKEAEQLFHLACLSAAMAFEALCARSEAFDARIHTLRRHAEQQYTAALIRKATEGSHLMGLQPSALLKALPPEVWLSIQQLPEVARRLERLAEGEVEPFPREVYRLLPLREQQPSWKQWQTIFSIIEKKISPQDAYSVRCTPQVLGASLQAIRHVRAIVEQELNAVVDNPLLFVEAGVALSGGNFHGQPLALAFDYLKIALCEIGNLLERQINKLVDEHTNDGLPAFLVEDTSGLHSGLMIPQYAAAALVSENKVLAHPASVDSIPTCANQEDHVSMGTIAGRQAAEILQNVKKIVCIHLLCSSQALDLRRKQLGDLVPVQVGKGTDALHGALRRIVPFIHEDRLLHRDLQLIEAAYEELAALASLFFGEIQNLS